In Cryptococcus neoformans var. neoformans JEC21 chromosome 5 sequence, one genomic interval encodes:
- a CDS encoding vacuole protein, putative, protein MSLIRNCSGVVIRCFKHVEYFADWLTGAAGPVFVFLCWLLIGSGGVLFFDVVARDLSFLSLLLLSPLLILVPLNLYLQYYLVTHVPPGFPAPRASGPDENMSWIVPDTKSIWAPERWGFKKMVRPLTSSGQPEGAAETGRRVRRCRKCDGPKPERTHHCSVCKRCILMMDHHCPWINNCVGLHNQRHFVLFMAWLSIGCWVAAILGYHRFLDTFKYHSEWNSWTPKLGWTIIWVLAVAIGIAVPVLTLWHLYMVSNGETSIESHDNAYLASKAKSEGLIYLNPYDLGRRRNLQLFFNLGPGGYSATTLLFPFLISPATNGWSFYRRPLPTHPLASMKELHAPELGEGLIARTNTSSGRGLGLGLGLDVGGDVGSHAEDGLGGYVMGDDGSLTDDEEGGGGYMD, encoded by the exons ATGTCGCTCATACGCAATTGCTCTGGCGTGGTCATCCGGTGCTTCAAACATGTTGAATACTTTGCCGATTGGTTAACGGGCGCCGCTGGTCCTGTTTTTGTCTTCTTATGCTGGCTTTTGATAGGCTCTGGGGGTGTTTTGTTCT TCGATGTTGTTGCTCGAGacctctcttttctttcccttcttctcctttcacctctcctcatccttgtcCCTCTCAATCTCTACCTCCAATACTACCTCGTTACCCACGTTCCCCCTGGATTTCCAGCACCTCGTGCATCGGGACCTGATGAAAATATGAGCTGGATTGTCCCTGATACCAAAAGTATATGGGCGCCGGAAAGGTGGGGGTTCAAGAAGATGGTTAGGCCCTTAACCAGCAGCGGACAGCCAGAGGGGGCGGCAGAGACtggaaggagggtgagaCGATGTAGAAAGTGTGACGGACCTAAACCAGAG AGAACACACCATTGCTCGGTATGTAAAAGATGTATTCTAATGATGGACCATCACTGCCCCTGGATAAACAATTGC GTTGGCCTACATAACCAGCGGCATTTTGTTCTGTTCAT GGCGTGGTTATCAATAGGATGTTGGGTGGCGGCAATCCTCGGGTATCATCGGTTCCTCGACACCTTCAAATACCATTCCGAA TGGAACTCATGGACACCCAAGCTGGGATGGACCATCATTTGGGTTCTTGCTGTCGCCATAG GTATTGCTGTACCAGTTTTGACATTGTGGCATTTATATATGGTATCAAATGGGGAGACATCGATCGAGTCTCACGATAACGCCTACCTCGCATCAAAAGCAAAGTCTGAGGGTCTC ATTTACTTAAACCCCTATGATCTCGGAAGACGGCGTAATCTTCAATTGTTTTTCAACCTCGGTCCAGGGGGCTA CTCTGCCaccactcttctctttcccttccttaTTTCCCCAGCCACAAACGGCTGGTCCTTCTATAGACGTCCCTTACCTACCCATCCATTAGCATCCATGAAAGAACTCCACGCCCCCGAACTTGGCGAAGGGCTCATCGCACGTACCAACACTTCGTCTGGGCGTGGCTTGGGATTGGGCTTAGGACTGGATGTAGGTGGCGATGTCGGCAGTCATGCGGAGGATGGATTAGGAGGGTATGTTATGGGTGATGATGGGAGTCTAACagacgatgaggaaggaggaggtgggtATATGGACTAA
- a CDS encoding expressed protein yields the protein MDASIKGASHIKTFVRLLQCASKFGDDLHICIGEGLWEMSAVDSSKSAFCLFKLNKDFFYKWEKRVSGQIICRILVKSVIAVLGKSAQMSTVQRIDLRIIDPSDELKSRLRRRRRGGREANGEEQKVFVDDGPAYPDDDEAVGGIEAKLIMRLVCDHGVIRKHSLHLGTSEFNRADVDPETTPSGFTISSRTLRDWLDHFSISMPTSGSNASGGLSQLGWMFAKDHVKIKSWEGPGNGNAGLSTEITIDTEEFEDYGLIETRYLDDEATQQGGNLGPRVDLTLPMKEFKATLVLAEQLSINLNMAFSEAGQPLTITNLENELEYIELFCAIATRECYAFADIMLPGQESSAHTRNAQISKSRTATAQQPEGGNAFPPSSRRKREEQSQRKGPSRLTLTAQPTDEERLVTVYLPENGHAQKQLSQRASDHIHPHAEGAASASPSSRRNTDHEPLFLPQSQDAGSPETLPPQSQRQATQSGVRMTQREVLEYAGLGDVNMDELGEELDFEEEEEEEVRASQLGDRVKPWGNSASAHQKTKDETVRRQDVSTHRSANTTGAEESDFTWDTTIDMGLLDSRVRAQLDEGHVEAKAEHMEVEEAQKDEDLSMEEWDEEDTDGLELTQIPEKSKYRPLFDD from the exons ATGGACGCCTCGATTAAAGGAGCATCGCATATCAAAA cATTTGTTCGTCTGCTGCAGTGTGCATCAAAGTTCGGAGATGATTTGCACATCTGCATCGGTGAAGGGCTC TGGGAAATGTCTGCGGTAGACTCGTCGAAATCCGCCTTCTGTCTTTTCAAACTGAATAAGGACTTTTTCTACaaatgggagaagagggtgtCTGGACAAATAATATGTCGTATATTAGTCAAG TCCGTGATAGCGGTCCTTGGTAAAAGCGCCCAAATGTCCACCGTTCAACGTATAGATCTCCGTATTATCGATCCTTCTGATGAGCTCAAATCGCGGCTCAGAAGGCGCCGTAGAGGCGGTCGTGAAGCTaatggagaagaacagAAGGTTtttgtggatgatggacCTGCATATccagatgatgacgaggcaGTGGGTGGTATTGAGGCAAAGTTGATCATGAGACTGGTCTGCGACCACG GTGTAATTCGCAAGCACTCTTTACACCTCGGCACAAGCGAGTTCAACCGAGCAGATGTTGATCCGGAAACGACTCCTTCAGGCTTCACCATATCCTCCCGCACTTTGCGCGACTGGCTCGACCATTTTTCCATATCAATGCCTACTTCCGGCTCAAATGCTTCGGGGGGACTGAGCCAATTAGGTTGGATGTTTGCTAAGGACCATGTGAAAATAAAATCATGGGAAGGACCGGGAAACGGAAATGCGGGTCTCAGCACGGAGATCACAATCGACACTGAAGAATTTGAAGATTATGGGCTAATTGAAACGCGATACCTGGACGATGAAGCCACTCAGCAAGGGGGAAATCTTGGGCCAAGAGTAGATTTGACCTTACCTATGAAGGAGTTTAAA GCGACGTTAGTGCTCGCAGAACAACTGTCCATCAATTTAAATATGGCATTCTCCGAAGCAGGCCAGCCTCTTACTATCACAAACCTGGAAAATGAGCTCGAATATATCGAACTCTTCTGCGCTATCGCCACCCGCGAATGTTATGCTTTTGCAGATATCATGTTGCCAGGTCAGGAGTCTTCTGCCCACACGAGAAATGCACAAATATCAAAAAGTCGAACAGCGACAGCACAGCAGCCGGAAGGGGGTAATGCCTTTCCCCCCTCGTCtaggagaaaaagggaagagcaGAGTCAAAGAAAGGGACCATCGCGGCTCACTTTAACGGCTCAACCAACAGACGAAGAAAGGTTGGTCACTGTCTACTTGCCAGAAAATGGTCATGCTCAAAAGCAGCTCTCCCAACGCGCGTCTGACCATATTCACCCACATGCAGAAGGCGCTGCTTCGgcatcgccatcctccaGACGCAACACCGATCACGAACCGCTGTTCCTCCCCCAAAGCCAGGATGCTGGTTCTCCAGAAACCCTTCCACCACAAAGTCAAAGGCAAGCAACCCAAAGTGGGGTGAGAATGACTCAACGGGAAGTTTTGGAATACGCAGGACTAGGAGATGTGAACATGGACGAGCTCGGAGAGGAGCTAGAttttgaggaagaggaagaggaagaggtgagggCTTCTCAATTGGGTGATCGAGTCAAACCTTGGGGGAATTCAGCTTCAGCACAtcaaaaaacaaaagacgAAACTGTGAGACGTCAAGATGTCTCCACACACAGGTCAGCCAACACTACAGGCGCCGAGGAGAGCGATTTTACATGGGATACGACCATTGATATGGGTCTGTTGGATAGTCGAGTTCGGGCGCAACTTGATGAAGGACATGTCGAAGCAAAAGCCGAGCATATGGAGGTAGAAGAAGCGcagaaggatgaagatctATCAATGGAAGAGtgggatgaggaagatacAGACGGGCTGGAACTGACCCAGATACCTGAAAAGTCGAAA TACCGTCCTCTCTTCGATGACTGA
- a CDS encoding glycerol dehydrogenase, putative produces MSAPTSFKLNNGVEIPAVGLGTWQAPPGQVQAAVAHALKNGYRHLDCALIYQNEAEVGDGIKESGVPRSEIFITSKVWNTHQPNVADGLRQTLEALQTDYLDLYLIHWPVRLVPNESSGLLPVNPDGSRSVDRDWDQSETWRQMEEVYASGKVKAIGVANWSIPYLEELKKTWKIVPAVNQVELHPFLPQHKLVKYCRDLGILLEAYSPLGSTNAPLLSDPEINAIAEKYKTSPATICISYQVNRGIVVLPKSVSPKRIEDNLKTIPIEKEDMVKLDGMAAAGKAQRINTPKWGWDLGFDDWYGPVKQQ; encoded by the exons ATGAGCGCCCCTACAagcttcaagctcaacaacGGTGTTGAAATCCCAGCTGTTGGCCTTG GTACGTGGCAAGCGCCTCCTGGCCAGGTTCAAGCTGCAGTCGCCCATGCGCTCAAGAATGGATATCGTCACTTAGACTGCGCCTTGATCTATCAAAATGAGGCTGAAGTTGGGGATGGTATCAAAGAAAGTGGTGTTCCTCGTTCTGAAATATTCATTACTTCCAAAGTGTGGAACACCCACCAGCCAAACGTTGCGGACGGCTTGAGACAGACTCTTGAAGCTTTACAGACAGACTACCTTGATCTTTAT CTCATTCACTGGCCTGTTCGTCTCGTTCCC AACGAATCCTCTGGCCTCTTGCCAGTCAACCCTGATGGCTCTCGCTCTGTAGACCGAGATTGGGACCAGTCTGAGACTTGGCGCCAGATGGAGGAGGTTTACGCTTCTGGCAAGGTCAAGGCCATTGGTGTTGCCAACTGGTCTATTCCCTATCTCGAggaattgaagaagacatgGAAGATCGTCCCTGCTGTCAACCAAGTTGAACTtcaccccttcctccctcagCATAAGCTGGTCAAGTACTGTCGTGATTTGGGTATTTTATTGGAGGCATATTCACCCTTGGGATCCACTA AcgctcctctcctctctgACCCCGAAATCAACGCGATTGCCGAGAAATATAAGACGTCTCCCGCCACTATCTGCATTTCCTATCAAGTCAACAGGGGTATTGTTGTTCTCCCCAAATCTGTCTCTCCCAAGCGTATTGAGGATAATCTCAAGACAATTCCcattgaaaaggaggacATGGTTAAACTGGATGGGATGGCGGCCGCCGGTAAAGCGCAGAGAATTAATACTCCCAAGTGGGGCTGGGATCTCGGCTTTGATGATTGGTACGGCCCCGTTAAGCAGCAGTAG
- a CDS encoding flavin-containing monooxygenase, putative: MSPTAIIDNHKVDLADLKSKVVDGHVELEETPKPPVADNFMYDFKYNHALPTTDALGVSIPDDVDAQNAAEEIVAKLSKVLSEGDAKGFTGLFLEYGVWRDKLAFTWDYRTFNFTENIARAAADLLPSTHCTNFKLLKPAPAIQKPYPDLSFLQFVLSFDTPLVQASAVINAVFTQEGWRLWTVHSVAESLLKFPELDPADGHMTGPVSWEKQREMDDEEIVPDVLIVGGGQNGLALAARLKALGVPNLIVERNAQIGEIWRKRYEYLSLHFPHWADHFPYFPFPKYWPTYTPAQKLGIFMEWYASAMELPVWTKSTVVKAEQDADGKWTVEVNKNGETRVLNPKHVVMATSLCGVPMTPVIPGMDKWKGTARHSTSHDSSREWVGKKVLVVGTSSSGFDTAYDCARRNIDVTLLQRSPTYIMSLTHSVPRNIGSFEPKNGVAPNIEEQDRLFNSMPVGPGEELARRNRAVLEELDKEMLDGLRAKGLKTYKGQRGTGQATLGSTRNGGFYFEAGACEQIIKGKIKVEQGYVESFTEDKVILSGGREREFDLVVFATGFSNTIDSVRQTLGDKIADQCGPIWGVDEEGEMKSAWKECGVPNLWLVIGYLPLTRYHSKLVALRIKALLEGVSPAPYKA; the protein is encoded by the exons ATGAGCCCCACCGCCATCATTGACAACCACAAGGTCGACCTGGCCGACCTCAAGTCTAAGGTCGTTGACGGCCATGTCGAGCTCGAGGAGACTCCCAAGCCTCCCGTCGCCGACAACTTCATGTATGACTTCAAGTACAACCACGCTTTGCCCACCACCGACGCTCTCGGTGTCTCTATTCCCGACGATGTCGATGCTCAGAATGCTGCCGAGGAGATTGTCGCTAAACTCTCCAAGGTTTTGAGCGAGGGTGATGCGAAGGGCTTCACTGGCCTGTTCCTCGAGTACG GTGTTTGGAGGGACAAACTTGCCTTCACCTGGGACTACCGAACCTTCAACTTTACCGAGAACATTGCTCGTGCTGCCGCCGACCTTTTGCCATCCACCCACTGCACCAACTTCAAGCTCCTTAAACCCGCACCTGCCATCCAGAAGCCTTACCCCgacctttccttcctccaatTCGTCTTGTCTTTCGATACTCCCCTTGTCCAGGCTTCTGCCGTCATCAACGCTGTATTCACTCAGGAGGGATGGCGTCTGTGGACTGTTCACTCTGTCGCCGAATCTCTTCTTAAGTTCCCTGAGCTCGATCCTGCTGATGGCCACATGACCGGTCCCGTATCTTGGGAGAAGCAAAGGGAGATGGACGACGAGGAGATCGTGCCCGATGTCTTGATCGTCGGTGGTGGCCAAAA TGGTCTTGCACTCGCTGCTCGACTCAAGGCTTTAGGTGTACCTAACCTCATCGTTGAGCGTAACGCTCAGATCGGTGAGATTTGGAGAAAGCGATACGAATACCTCTCTCTTCACTTCCCTCACTGGGCGGACCACTTCCCTtacttccccttccccaaGTACTGGCCAACTTACACCCCTGCTCAAAAGCTCGGTATCTTCATGGAGTGGTACGCCTCCGCTATGGAGCTGCCTGTCTGGACCAAGTCTACTGTTGTCAAGGCCGAGCAAGACGCCGATGGCAAGTGGACCGTCGAGGTTAATAAGAATGGTGAAACCAGAGTTTTGAACCCCAAGCACGTT GTTATGGCCACTTCTCTCTGTGGTGTTCCCATGACTCCCGTCATCCCCGGTATGGACAAGTGGAAGGGCACTGCTCGTCATTCCACTTCTCACGACAGCTCTCGTGAATGGGTGGGCAAGAAAGTCCTCGTTGTTggtacttcttcttccggtTTTGACACTGCCTATGACTGTGCCCGCCGAAACATCGACGTTACCCTTCTCCAGCGATCCCCCACCTATATCATGTCCCTCACCCACTCCGTGCCTCGTAACATTGGTAGCTTTGAGCCCAAGAATGGCGTTGCTCCCAACATTGAAGAACAGGACCGATTATTCAACTCCATGCCCGTGGGTCCCGGTGAAGAGCTTGCTCGACGCAACCGTGCCGTTCTCGAGGAACTCGACAAAGAAATGCTCGACGGTCTTCGCGCCAAGGGTCTCAAGACCTACAAGGGTCAGAGGGGTACCGGTCAAGCTACTCTTGGTTCCACACGTAACGGCGGTTTCTACTTCGAGGCGGGTGCTTGTGAGCAGATcatcaagggcaagatcAAGGTCGAGCAGGGCTACGTTGAGTCTTTCACAGAGGACAAGGTCATTCTTTCTGGGGGCAGGGAGAGGGAGTTTGACCTCGTTGTCTTCGCTACCGGTTTCTCCAACACCATCGACTCTGTCCGACAGACATTGGGTGACAAGATCGCTGACCAATGTGGCCCTATCTGGGGTGTcgacgaggagggcgagatgAAGTCTGCCTGGAAGGAGTGTGGTGTTCCCAACCTGTGGTTGGTGATCGGCTACTTGCCTCTGACTCGATACCATTCCAAGTTGGTTGCTCTCAGGATCAAGGCTTTGCTTGAGGGCGTCTCTCCTGCTCCATACAAGGCTTAG
- a CDS encoding endoplasmic reticulum protein, putative gives MTTPTAVTLVGATGLTGSHSLNCLLTSPHAFSINALTRRPLSDTPSAVNPLTKLTTRIYNSLFDAPTDKDALVQQGGIYVSCLGTTRADAGGTAEQEKVDLGLNKDLATRAKKDGASTLILVSSLGAASSSYFFYPRIKGQLEDAVKALDFDHTVILQPAVLLGDRAESRGISEIVLKGVIRGIRKVGLPVDSLAVEGADIGACIAHLAANPPSEKVLTIGDHEIIAYAKQYRAAQAQSSK, from the exons ATGACGACCCCCACCGCTGTTACTCTTGTTGGAGCGACTGGTCTTACCGGCTCGCATTCCCTCAACTGCCTCCTCACCTCTCCTCATGCCTTCTCTATCAACGCTCTCACTCGTCGTCCGCTTTCCGACACTCCATCAGCGGTCAATCCTCTCACCAAGCTCACCACTCGAATCTACAACTCACTCTTTGATGCTCCCACCGATAAGGATGCTCTTGTGCAACAGGGCGGTATTTATGTATCCTGTCTTGGTACGACCCGGGCCGACGCCGGTGGAACTGCGGAGCAGGAAAAGGTGGATTTGGGTTTGAACAAGGATTTGGCTACTCGTGCTAAAAAGGATGGCGCAAGTACT TTGATCCTCGTTTCAAGTCTTGGggccgcctcttcctcttacTTTTTCTACCCACGCATCAAAGGTCAGCTCGAAGATGCTGTGAAAGCCCTTGACTTTGATCACACCGTCATCCTTCAGCCCGCTGTCTTGCTTGGCGACAGGGCGGAGTCGAGAGGAATTTCAGAGATTGTTTTGAAAGGTGTGATCAGGGGGATCAGGAAGGTTGGGCTGCCAGTGGATAGTCTGGCTGTCGAAGGCGCTGA TATTGGTGCCTGTATCGCACATCTTGCTGCCAACCCTCCGAGCGAGAAGGTTTTGACCATTGGCGACCACGAAATTATCGCTTACGCTAAGCAGTACCGCGCTGCGCAGGCTCAAAGCTCAAAGTAA